One genomic segment of Streptomyces sp. RKND-216 includes these proteins:
- a CDS encoding MMPL family transporter, translating to MSTGRPAARRRPPAPPRKGRLRRLGEWCARHCVVVLLGWLAAVGGLHAAQSAFGGSYADDFTLSDSQSQQGLDVLRAHQPDRGGQSSLVVLHDGQQLSRHQQQVATVVKNLGGLPHVLSAQNPLTAPEPQADGTPSAPLSPVSPNGRTAYVTVTFDENPASLGDGYLDGVDDAVEPLRQAGVQVEYGGSLGELARPEVADLASESIGYGVAVVVLLIGFGSVLAAAVPLVAALAAVLVGLSVLGLIAATTTFAQVSPTLATMIGLGVGIDYALFLLTRHRQDLMDGADPVAAAGRATHTSGRAVLVSGTTVIVALAGLNASGVGFIGKLGAAAAVTVVTAVLGALTLVPALLGLAGRSLDRFHVRTPVAEAGADASSGFWHRYALRVGRRPWRYLAAGLVVLAVLTVPLFSLRLGHIDDGADPTSYTDRRAYDLVTDAFGAGVNGPLTVVVDQSGVVGGNRSGLENKVSSALKGLPGAAAVSTLQPTQDGDVLTATVIPAERPQSAGTTDLVHRLTDTVLPQAVAGTDAQGYVTGTTAGQTDFRDIVAERLPLIIAVVVGLALLIILTVFRGVLVAVKAAVLNLVSIGASYGVVVAVFQWGWGGPALGVSGTVPVESYVPMMMFAIVFGLSMDYEIFLLSRVHEAWLRTGDSRASVAHALEITARVITCAALIMVSVFAAFVLSSNIVVKMLGLGLAVSVLVDATLVRLLLVPAVLNLLGSRVWWAPRWLDRVLPHVHAEPQPAPDDGATDDGGAPGGDDGPAVRKSGPGGRTGSDPPVA from the coding sequence GTGTCCACCGGTCGCCCCGCGGCGCGAAGAAGGCCCCCGGCACCACCCCGGAAGGGGCGGCTGCGGCGGCTGGGGGAATGGTGCGCCCGGCACTGCGTCGTCGTGCTCCTCGGATGGCTCGCGGCCGTCGGAGGGCTGCACGCCGCGCAGAGCGCGTTCGGCGGGTCGTACGCCGACGACTTCACTCTCTCCGACTCCCAGTCCCAGCAGGGTCTCGACGTCCTCCGCGCACACCAGCCCGACCGCGGCGGCCAGAGTTCCCTCGTCGTGCTGCACGACGGGCAGCAGCTCTCCCGGCACCAGCAGCAGGTCGCCACCGTCGTGAAGAACCTCGGCGGGCTGCCGCACGTGCTCTCCGCGCAGAACCCCCTCACCGCGCCGGAGCCCCAGGCCGACGGCACTCCGTCCGCCCCGCTCAGCCCGGTCTCGCCCAACGGCAGGACCGCCTACGTCACAGTCACCTTCGACGAGAACCCGGCCTCGCTCGGCGACGGCTACCTCGACGGCGTCGACGACGCCGTCGAGCCGCTGCGCCAGGCGGGTGTGCAGGTCGAGTACGGCGGCTCGCTCGGCGAACTGGCCCGGCCCGAGGTGGCCGACCTGGCCAGTGAGTCCATCGGCTACGGCGTCGCGGTGGTCGTGCTGCTCATCGGATTCGGCAGCGTCCTGGCCGCCGCCGTCCCGCTGGTCGCCGCCCTCGCCGCGGTGCTGGTCGGGCTCAGCGTGCTGGGACTGATCGCGGCCACGACCACGTTCGCCCAGGTCTCGCCCACGCTTGCCACGATGATCGGCCTGGGCGTGGGCATCGACTACGCGCTCTTCCTCCTCACCCGGCACCGGCAGGACCTGATGGACGGCGCCGACCCGGTCGCCGCCGCCGGTCGCGCCACGCACACCAGCGGCCGGGCCGTGCTGGTCTCCGGCACCACCGTGATCGTCGCCCTCGCCGGCCTCAACGCCTCCGGGGTGGGCTTCATCGGCAAACTCGGGGCGGCCGCGGCGGTCACCGTCGTCACCGCCGTGCTCGGTGCGCTCACCCTGGTGCCGGCCCTGCTCGGACTCGCCGGCCGCTCCCTCGACCGCTTCCACGTGCGCACTCCGGTGGCCGAGGCCGGCGCGGACGCGTCCAGCGGCTTCTGGCACCGGTACGCACTCCGCGTCGGGCGGCGTCCGTGGCGGTATCTGGCCGCCGGCCTCGTGGTCCTGGCCGTGCTCACCGTGCCGCTCTTCTCGCTGCGCCTCGGCCACATCGACGACGGTGCCGACCCCACCTCCTACACGGACCGGCGGGCGTACGACCTGGTCACCGACGCCTTCGGGGCCGGCGTCAACGGCCCGCTGACGGTGGTCGTCGACCAGAGCGGGGTCGTGGGCGGCAACCGTTCGGGTCTGGAGAACAAGGTCTCCTCCGCTCTCAAGGGCCTGCCCGGCGCTGCCGCCGTCAGTACCCTGCAGCCCACGCAGGACGGCGACGTGCTCACCGCCACGGTCATCCCCGCCGAACGGCCGCAGAGCGCCGGCACCACCGACCTGGTGCACCGCCTCACCGACACCGTCCTGCCGCAGGCCGTCGCCGGCACCGACGCACAGGGGTACGTCACGGGCACCACCGCGGGCCAGACCGACTTCCGCGACATCGTCGCCGAACGGCTGCCGCTGATCATCGCCGTCGTCGTCGGTCTCGCGCTGCTGATCATCCTCACCGTCTTCCGCGGCGTCCTGGTGGCGGTCAAGGCGGCCGTGCTCAACCTGGTGTCCATCGGCGCGTCGTACGGCGTCGTGGTCGCCGTCTTCCAGTGGGGCTGGGGCGGGCCCGCGCTCGGGGTGTCCGGCACCGTCCCGGTGGAGAGCTACGTCCCGATGATGATGTTCGCCATCGTCTTCGGGCTCAGCATGGACTACGAGATCTTCCTGCTCTCCCGCGTCCACGAGGCATGGCTGCGCACCGGCGACAGCAGAGCGAGTGTCGCGCACGCGTTGGAGATCACCGCACGCGTCATCACGTGCGCCGCGCTGATCATGGTGAGCGTGTTCGCCGCGTTCGTGCTCAGCAGCAACATCGTGGTGAAGATGCTCGGCCTCGGGCTCGCCGTGAGCGTCCTGGTCGACGCGACGCTGGTACGGCTGCTGCTGGTGCCCGCGGTGCTCAACCTGCTGGGCAGCCGCGTCTGGTGGGCGCCGCGATGGCTGGACCGCGTGCTGCCGCACGTCCACGCCGAACCGCAGCCCGCGCCCGACGACGGCGCCACCGACGACGGCGGCGCGCCGGGCGGCGACGACGGCCCTGCGGTCCGGAAGTCCGGCCCCGGGGGCCGGACGGGAAGTGACCCGCCGGTAGCGTGA
- a CDS encoding peroxiredoxin: MAKPAETGGPAPQFSLPGGVLRGEGPEAAFVRADYTVDGAPGRPLVLAFYPGDDTAVCTKQLCSYSSGLERFEELDASVWAISPQGVDSHERFARKNDLRMPLLADTDGTVSRAYGVAAPGIGLRRSVFLVAPDGTVAWKHVALLGMTYQDVDTLTARLAALRAG, translated from the coding sequence ATGGCGAAGCCCGCCGAGACCGGCGGCCCGGCGCCGCAGTTCAGCCTGCCCGGCGGCGTCCTGCGCGGCGAAGGGCCCGAAGCGGCCTTCGTACGCGCCGACTACACCGTCGACGGGGCACCGGGACGTCCACTGGTGCTGGCCTTCTACCCCGGCGACGACACCGCCGTGTGTACCAAGCAGCTGTGCTCCTACTCCTCCGGACTGGAGCGCTTCGAGGAACTCGACGCGAGCGTCTGGGCGATCAGCCCGCAAGGCGTCGACAGCCACGAGCGGTTCGCCCGCAAGAACGACCTGCGGATGCCCCTGCTCGCCGACACCGACGGCACCGTCTCCCGCGCGTACGGCGTGGCCGCGCCCGGCATCGGGCTGCGCCGGTCGGTGTTCCTCGTCGCGCCGGACGGCACCGTCGCCTGGAAGCACGTGGCGCTGCTCGGCATGACCTACCAGGACGTGGACACCCTGACCGCCCGGCTGGCCGCGCTCCGGGCCGGTTGA
- a CDS encoding class I SAM-dependent methyltransferase, producing MPTAVPSHNRSSLAHRLRYAARHPQRVVPYLRRHLRDWRLQRRSGGNHIAYYRAVMKSDTARNPLGAVGTPSQERWNALGRMQFDYLVGHGLKPGDHMLEIGCGNLRAGRHFIDYLETGHYYGVDISPDILLAAQQTVVDHNLQDKLPHMTLVDDMRLAHLPGGRFRVVHAHSVFSHSPVHVIEDCFRHVGRLLAPGGFFDFTYNRTDGTEHDVLREDFYFRPATLIALAEKHGLAARTMDDWDDLPHKQSKIRVTLPAPVEAAGKSEERAQTPDGDGEPSGSPA from the coding sequence ATGCCCACCGCCGTCCCCTCCCACAACCGCTCCTCGCTGGCGCACCGCCTGCGCTACGCCGCCCGCCACCCTCAGCGCGTCGTGCCGTACCTCCGCCGGCACCTGCGGGACTGGCGACTCCAGCGTCGGTCCGGCGGAAACCACATCGCCTACTACCGCGCCGTGATGAAGTCCGACACCGCGCGGAACCCGCTCGGCGCCGTCGGCACGCCGTCGCAGGAGCGGTGGAACGCTCTGGGCAGGATGCAGTTCGACTACCTGGTCGGGCACGGCCTGAAGCCCGGTGACCACATGCTGGAGATCGGCTGCGGCAACCTCCGCGCGGGACGCCACTTCATCGACTACCTGGAGACCGGCCACTACTACGGTGTGGACATCTCCCCCGACATCCTGCTCGCCGCGCAGCAGACGGTGGTCGACCACAACCTCCAGGACAAGCTGCCGCACATGACGCTGGTCGACGACATGCGGCTGGCGCACCTGCCCGGGGGCCGCTTCCGGGTCGTGCACGCGCACAGCGTCTTCTCGCACTCGCCGGTCCACGTCATCGAGGACTGCTTCCGCCACGTGGGCAGGCTGCTGGCGCCGGGCGGGTTCTTCGACTTCACCTACAACCGCACCGACGGCACGGAGCACGACGTGCTGCGGGAGGACTTCTACTTCCGCCCGGCCACCCTGATCGCGCTGGCCGAGAAGCACGGTCTGGCCGCGCGCACGATGGACGACTGGGACGACCTGCCGCACAAGCAGTCCAAGATCCGGGTCACGCTCCCGGCGCCGGTGGAGGCGGCCGGGAAGAGCGAGGAACGGGCGCAGACCCCCGACGGAGACGGGGAGCCCAGCGGCAGCCCTGCCTGA
- a CDS encoding PIG-L deacetylase family protein, with protein sequence MSQEDAVVGEQVRQLEPMPRDWSRALAVVAHPDDLEYGAAAVVAEWTAAGREVTYLLVTRGEAGIDSMAPEEAARVREREQRASASVVGVREVEFLDHADGVIEEGMALRRDLAAAVRRHRPELVITLNHHDTFGGTWWNTPDHRAVGRAVLDAVGDAGNRWIFREQLEESGLEPWGGVRWVAVAASPHATHAEEVSERSVELAVASLAEHRAYLTVLSDEEPEAYARRFLGEAISGVAGSFGGRRGVSFQLYPR encoded by the coding sequence ATGAGCCAGGAGGACGCCGTCGTCGGCGAGCAGGTACGGCAGCTGGAGCCGATGCCGCGGGACTGGTCCCGTGCGCTGGCGGTGGTCGCACACCCCGACGACCTGGAGTACGGTGCGGCCGCCGTCGTCGCCGAGTGGACCGCGGCCGGCCGTGAGGTGACGTACCTGCTGGTCACGCGCGGCGAGGCGGGCATCGACAGCATGGCGCCGGAGGAGGCCGCCCGGGTCCGCGAGCGCGAGCAGCGGGCCAGTGCCTCGGTGGTGGGGGTGCGCGAGGTGGAGTTCCTGGACCACGCCGACGGAGTGATCGAGGAGGGCATGGCGCTGCGCCGCGACCTCGCGGCAGCGGTGCGGCGGCACCGGCCCGAGCTGGTGATCACCCTCAATCACCACGACACCTTCGGCGGCACATGGTGGAACACGCCGGACCACCGGGCGGTGGGGCGCGCGGTGCTGGATGCGGTCGGCGACGCGGGGAACCGGTGGATCTTCCGTGAGCAGCTGGAGGAGAGCGGGCTGGAGCCCTGGGGCGGCGTGCGCTGGGTGGCCGTGGCGGCCTCCCCGCACGCGACGCACGCCGAGGAGGTCTCGGAACGATCCGTGGAGCTGGCCGTCGCCTCGCTGGCGGAGCACCGGGCGTACCTGACCGTGCTCAGCGACGAGGAGCCGGAGGCGTACGCGCGGAGGTTCCTCGGCGAGGCGATCAGCGGTGTCGCGGGCAGCTTCGGCGGCCGGCGCGGCGTGTCGTTCCAGCTCTACCCGCGCTGA
- a CDS encoding MFS transporter, with the protein MRAVRRRTTAVLIASQILGGLGVATGIALAAVLAEEVSGSEGLAGLASTASVIGTALLSLPLASLMAAKGRRPGLTLAYLIAAVGGATVVLGATADSFPLMLCGMAAFGAGSSANLQARFAAADLAEPHHRARAISTVVWATTIGAVLGPNIAGPAGESVAALGMGIPVAAGPFLWGSALFLVSALTVHLLLRPDPLLTARDLDSSAAAAHGEEDSSGGRRADERSLRAGLAAVAASARARLALVTIAGVHTVMVSIMVMTPVDLGHHGAGIELIGLVISIHIAGMYAFSPLMGWLADRLGRVAVIGLSVGLLACAAALAGTAGADHLQSAAGLFVLGLGWSAGLVAGSALLTDAVPQGARAAVQGLSDLTSNAAAGAGGALSGLVVAQAGYGWLTALAAALLLPVGATALAVALRRMRTPASGT; encoded by the coding sequence CTGCGCGCGGTGCGGCGGCGCACCACGGCGGTGCTGATCGCCAGCCAGATCCTGGGCGGTCTGGGCGTGGCGACCGGCATCGCGCTGGCCGCCGTGCTGGCGGAGGAGGTGAGCGGCTCCGAGGGCCTGGCAGGACTGGCCTCCACCGCGTCGGTGATCGGCACCGCGCTGCTGTCGCTGCCCCTCGCCTCCCTGATGGCGGCGAAGGGCCGCCGGCCCGGCCTCACCCTCGCCTACCTCATCGCCGCCGTCGGCGGCGCGACGGTCGTCCTGGGCGCCACCGCGGACAGCTTCCCCCTGATGCTCTGCGGCATGGCGGCGTTCGGCGCGGGGTCGTCGGCCAATCTCCAGGCCCGGTTCGCCGCGGCCGACCTCGCCGAACCCCATCACCGGGCACGGGCGATCTCCACCGTCGTCTGGGCGACCACGATCGGCGCGGTACTCGGGCCGAACATCGCGGGCCCCGCCGGGGAGAGCGTCGCCGCCCTCGGCATGGGCATACCGGTCGCGGCCGGGCCCTTCCTCTGGGGTTCCGCGCTATTCCTGGTCTCCGCGCTGACCGTGCACCTGCTGCTCCGACCCGACCCGCTGCTCACCGCCCGCGACCTCGACTCCTCGGCCGCCGCCGCGCACGGAGAGGAGGACTCCTCCGGCGGACGACGCGCGGACGAGAGGTCGCTGCGGGCGGGGCTCGCCGCCGTCGCCGCCTCCGCACGGGCACGGCTGGCTCTGGTGACCATCGCCGGCGTGCACACCGTCATGGTGTCGATCATGGTGATGACGCCGGTGGACCTCGGCCACCACGGCGCCGGCATCGAGCTGATCGGCCTGGTCATCAGCATCCACATCGCCGGCATGTACGCCTTCTCGCCGCTCATGGGCTGGCTGGCCGACCGGCTCGGCCGGGTCGCGGTCATCGGGCTGTCGGTCGGTCTGCTGGCCTGCGCGGCGGCGCTCGCGGGCACGGCCGGGGCGGACCACCTGCAGTCCGCCGCCGGACTCTTCGTGCTGGGCCTGGGCTGGTCGGCAGGCCTGGTCGCCGGCTCCGCGCTGCTCACCGACGCCGTACCGCAGGGCGCACGGGCCGCCGTGCAGGGCCTCTCCGACCTGACGAGCAACGCCGCCGCCGGCGCGGGCGGCGCGCTGTCCGGCCTGGTGGTGGCCCAGGCCGGCTACGGGTGGCTCACCGCGCTCGCCGCGGCCCTGCTGCTCCCCGTGGGCGCGACGGCCCTGGCCGTCGCGCTGCGCCGGATGCGCACCCCGGCGTCCGGGACCTGA
- a CDS encoding peptidoglycan DD-metalloendopeptidase family protein, producing the protein MRLHTTITDALGRIPRTRNAVIAGGVGASLALGSGVALAAGDDMFATDTPAKAAHATQQQADAAEKKDRKADTGGQGEKAEKKAGAAQDGKDEKKDGPGKQAQAEKKAQSRDGGHQHKAGGGKDGKAKKAKKASRGQGRAQAPSWSLPVDKPYTKTAGFADSGNRWSATHSGQDFAVPTGTGVKAVHGGTVVTTGWGGSYGNRIVIEHPNGKYSQYAHLSKIGVGTGEQVNTGEQIGQSGSTGNSSGPHLHFEIRTTPAYGSGFDPVPFLKSHGLHP; encoded by the coding sequence ATGCGCCTGCACACCACGATTACCGACGCCCTCGGCCGTATCCCGCGCACCCGTAACGCCGTCATCGCTGGCGGGGTCGGCGCATCCCTGGCCCTGGGTTCCGGCGTGGCGCTCGCAGCCGGCGACGACATGTTCGCGACGGACACCCCTGCCAAGGCTGCTCACGCCACCCAGCAGCAGGCCGACGCCGCGGAGAAGAAGGACCGCAAGGCCGACACGGGCGGCCAGGGCGAGAAGGCCGAGAAGAAGGCCGGTGCCGCCCAGGACGGCAAGGACGAGAAGAAGGACGGGCCGGGCAAGCAGGCCCAGGCGGAGAAGAAGGCCCAGTCCCGCGACGGCGGCCACCAGCACAAGGCCGGTGGCGGCAAGGACGGGAAGGCCAAGAAGGCGAAGAAGGCGAGCCGTGGCCAGGGCCGCGCGCAGGCACCGTCCTGGTCGCTCCCGGTCGACAAGCCGTACACCAAGACCGCCGGCTTCGCCGACAGCGGCAATCGCTGGTCCGCCACGCACTCCGGCCAGGACTTCGCCGTGCCCACTGGCACCGGCGTGAAGGCCGTGCACGGCGGTACCGTCGTCACCACCGGCTGGGGCGGCTCCTACGGCAACCGCATCGTGATCGAGCACCCGAACGGCAAGTACAGCCAGTACGCCCACCTCTCGAAGATCGGCGTCGGAACGGGCGAGCAGGTGAACACCGGCGAGCAGATCGGCCAGTCCGGCAGCACCGGCAACTCCTCCGGTCCGCACCTGCACTTCGAGATCCGTACCACCCCGGCCTACGGCTCCGGCTTCGACCCGGTCCCCTTCCTGAAGAGCCACGGCCTGCACCCGTGA
- a CDS encoding methylated-DNA--[protein]-cysteine S-methyltransferase has protein sequence MVNGADEADDNGPGRAREWGWSLFESPVGPLLLAATADGLVQVVFHATPEVTRRALDRLRARTGREPHAGSCGRDAPGNGPWARHLACAERELAAYFAGGLRVFTVPLDWSLTGGFHLRVLRALAADVPYGTTAGYQDLADRVGEPGAARAVGVAMGANPLPVVVPCHRVVESGGGLGGFGGGRETKRELLALEGLLPQPLF, from the coding sequence GTGGTGAACGGAGCGGACGAGGCGGACGACAACGGGCCCGGCAGGGCGAGGGAGTGGGGCTGGAGCCTGTTCGAGTCCCCGGTGGGCCCGCTGCTGCTGGCCGCCACCGCGGACGGGCTGGTGCAGGTGGTCTTCCACGCCACCCCGGAGGTGACTCGGCGTGCGCTGGACCGCCTGCGTGCCCGCACCGGGCGGGAGCCCCACGCCGGGAGCTGCGGGCGCGATGCCCCGGGCAACGGCCCGTGGGCCAGGCATCTGGCGTGCGCCGAGCGGGAGCTGGCCGCCTACTTCGCAGGCGGCCTGCGCGTCTTCACCGTCCCGCTGGACTGGTCGTTGACCGGCGGCTTCCACCTGCGGGTGCTGCGTGCCCTGGCAGCGGACGTGCCGTACGGGACAACGGCGGGATACCAGGACCTGGCCGACCGGGTCGGCGAGCCCGGTGCCGCCCGCGCCGTCGGCGTCGCGATGGGGGCGAATCCGCTGCCCGTGGTGGTCCCCTGCCACCGCGTGGTGGAGAGCGGCGGCGGGCTCGGCGGGTTCGGCGGCGGGAGGGAGACGAAGCGGGAGCTCCTCGCGCTGGAGGGCCTACTCCCGCAGCCGCTCTTCTGA
- a CDS encoding glycerophosphodiester phosphodiesterase family protein yields the protein MAMRPLTVAAGVLLGLSTLFLSATPAASAAGVAAALPTAKAAGKPGPDREPVVVAHRGASAYAPENTLAAVDAAHDLGFAWVENDVQRTRDGELVVLHDESLARTTDVEEVFPDRAPWRVADFTAAEVARLDAGSWFGEEFAGERIPTLERYLRRVEANGQRLLLELKKPSLYPGVEGQTLKELANEGWLDQQHVARRLVIQSFEAETVRTVHELAPEVTTGFLGTPPAAELPGYAAFTDQINPNHSTVTADYVSAVQALEGAHGRPLEVFTWTVDDAATARRVAGAGVDGIISNAPDVVRDAVSR from the coding sequence ATGGCGATGCGCCCTCTCACCGTGGCAGCCGGTGTGCTGCTGGGCCTGTCCACCCTCTTCCTCTCCGCCACCCCCGCGGCCTCGGCCGCGGGGGTGGCGGCCGCCCTCCCCACCGCGAAGGCGGCGGGGAAACCAGGACCCGACCGGGAGCCGGTCGTCGTCGCACATCGCGGCGCCTCGGCGTACGCCCCGGAGAACACTCTGGCCGCCGTGGACGCGGCGCACGACCTGGGCTTCGCCTGGGTGGAGAACGACGTCCAGCGCACCCGCGACGGCGAACTGGTCGTCCTGCACGACGAGAGCCTGGCCCGCACCACGGACGTGGAGGAGGTCTTCCCCGACCGTGCGCCGTGGCGGGTCGCCGACTTCACCGCAGCGGAGGTGGCGCGGCTGGATGCCGGAAGCTGGTTCGGCGAGGAGTTCGCCGGCGAGCGGATCCCGACGCTGGAGCGGTACCTGCGGCGGGTCGAGGCGAACGGGCAGAGGCTGCTGCTGGAGCTCAAGAAGCCCTCGCTCTACCCGGGCGTGGAGGGCCAGACCCTCAAAGAGCTGGCGAACGAGGGCTGGCTGGACCAGCAGCACGTGGCGCGTCGGCTGGTGATCCAGAGCTTCGAGGCGGAGACGGTGCGGACGGTGCACGAGCTGGCCCCCGAGGTGACCACCGGCTTCCTCGGCACCCCGCCGGCCGCCGAACTGCCCGGCTACGCGGCGTTCACCGACCAGATCAACCCGAACCACTCCACCGTGACCGCGGACTACGTGTCCGCGGTGCAGGCTCTGGAAGGCGCACACGGCAGGCCGCTGGAGGTGTTCACCTGGACCGTGGACGACGCCGCGACCGCCCGCCGGGTGGCCGGGGCGGGAGTCGACGGGATCATCTCCAACGCCCCCGACGTCGTGCGGGACGCGGTGAGCCGCTGA
- the uvrB gene encoding excinuclease ABC subunit UvrB: MRPVTKIERKVAPFEVVSPYQPSGDQPTAIEDLARRVRGGEKDVVLLGATGTGKSATTAWMIEKLQRPTLVMAPNKTLAAQLANEFRELLPHNAVEYFVSYYDYYQPEAYVPQTDTYIEKDSSINEEVERLRHSATNSLLTRSDVVVVASVSCIYGLGTPQEYVDRMVPLKVGDEIDRDALLRRFVDIQYTRNDAAFTRGTFRVRGDTIEIFPVYEELAVRIEMFGDEIEALSTLHPLTGEVITDDSELYVFPASHYVAGPERMEKAIGGIEAELAEQLASLEQQGKLLEAQRLRMRTTYDIEMMRQIGTCSGIENYSRHIDGRDPGSAPHTLIDFFPDDFLLVIDESHVTVPQIGAMYEGDAARKRTLVDHGFRLPSAIDNRPLKWEEFLERIDQTVYLSATPGAYELSRGDGVVEQIIRPTGLVDPEVVVKPTEGQIDDLVHEIRTRTEADERVLVTTLTKKMAEDLTDYFLELGIQVRYLHSDVDTLRRVELLRELRAGEFDVLVGINLLREGLDLPEVSLVAILDADKEGFLRSGTSLIQTIGRAARNVSGQVHMYADKVTPAMARAIDETNRRRAKQIAFNEANGIDPQPLRKKIGDIVADIAREGVDTEELLGTGYRQGAVEKGRGQKAPVPDLGHGRAARGGGKADGEILTDRPAGDLADLIEDMTQRMRAAAASLQFEVAARLRDEVGELKKELRQMREAGLK; encoded by the coding sequence ATGCGGCCCGTGACCAAGATCGAACGCAAGGTGGCGCCCTTCGAGGTCGTCAGCCCGTACCAGCCCAGCGGCGACCAGCCCACCGCCATCGAGGATCTGGCCCGCCGTGTCCGGGGTGGCGAGAAGGACGTCGTGCTGCTCGGCGCCACCGGCACCGGCAAGTCCGCGACGACCGCGTGGATGATCGAGAAGCTCCAGCGCCCGACGCTGGTGATGGCGCCGAACAAGACCCTCGCCGCCCAGCTGGCCAACGAGTTCCGCGAGCTGCTCCCGCACAACGCCGTCGAGTACTTCGTCTCGTACTACGACTACTACCAGCCTGAGGCGTACGTCCCGCAGACGGACACCTACATCGAGAAGGACTCCTCCATCAACGAGGAGGTCGAGCGCCTGCGGCACAGCGCGACGAACTCCCTCCTCACCCGCAGTGACGTCGTCGTGGTCGCCTCCGTCTCCTGCATCTACGGCCTGGGCACGCCGCAGGAGTACGTCGACCGCATGGTGCCGCTCAAGGTCGGCGACGAGATCGACCGCGACGCGCTGCTGCGCCGCTTCGTCGACATCCAGTACACCCGCAACGACGCCGCGTTCACCCGCGGCACCTTCCGGGTCCGGGGCGACACGATCGAGATCTTCCCGGTCTACGAGGAGCTCGCCGTGCGCATCGAGATGTTCGGTGACGAGATCGAGGCGCTGTCCACGCTGCATCCGCTGACCGGCGAGGTCATCACCGACGACAGCGAGCTGTACGTCTTCCCCGCCTCGCACTACGTCGCCGGTCCGGAGCGGATGGAGAAGGCCATCGGCGGCATCGAGGCCGAGCTGGCCGAGCAGCTCGCCTCCCTGGAGCAGCAGGGCAAGCTGCTGGAGGCGCAGCGGCTGCGGATGCGCACCACCTACGACATCGAGATGATGCGGCAGATCGGCACCTGCTCCGGCATCGAGAACTACTCGCGGCACATCGACGGCCGTGACCCCGGCTCCGCGCCGCACACCCTGATCGACTTCTTCCCCGACGACTTCCTGCTGGTCATCGACGAGTCGCACGTCACGGTGCCGCAGATCGGCGCGATGTACGAGGGGGACGCCGCGCGCAAGCGCACCCTGGTCGACCACGGATTCCGGCTGCCGTCGGCGATCGACAACCGGCCGCTGAAGTGGGAGGAGTTCCTGGAGCGCATCGACCAGACGGTGTACCTCTCGGCCACCCCGGGCGCGTACGAGCTGTCGCGCGGCGACGGCGTGGTGGAGCAGATCATCCGCCCCACCGGCCTGGTCGACCCGGAGGTCGTGGTCAAGCCGACCGAGGGCCAGATCGACGACCTGGTGCACGAGATCCGGACCCGCACCGAGGCCGACGAGAGGGTGCTCGTCACCACCCTCACCAAGAAGATGGCCGAAGACCTCACCGACTACTTCCTGGAGCTCGGCATCCAGGTCCGCTATCTGCACAGCGACGTCGACACGCTGCGCCGGGTGGAGTTGCTGCGGGAGCTGCGGGCCGGCGAGTTCGACGTGCTGGTCGGCATCAACCTGCTGCGTGAGGGGCTGGACCTGCCCGAGGTTTCGCTGGTCGCGATCCTGGATGCGGACAAGGAGGGCTTCCTGCGCTCCGGCACCTCGCTGATCCAGACCATCGGCCGTGCGGCGCGCAACGTCTCGGGTCAGGTGCACATGTACGCCGACAAGGTCACCCCGGCGATGGCCAGGGCCATCGACGAGACAAACCGCCGGCGTGCCAAGCAGATCGCCTTCAACGAGGCCAACGGCATCGACCCGCAGCCGCTGCGCAAGAAGATTGGCGACATCGTGGCGGACATCGCCCGCGAGGGCGTCGACACCGAGGAGCTCCTCGGCACCGGGTACCGGCAGGGCGCGGTGGAGAAGGGCCGTGGGCAGAAGGCCCCGGTGCCCGACCTCGGACACGGAAGGGCCGCCCGGGGCGGAGGGAAGGCCGACGGAGAGATCCTCACCGACCGCCCGGCGGGGGATCTGGCCGACCTCATCGAGGACATGACGCAGCGCATGCGCGCCGCGGCCGCGTCGCTCCAGTTCGAGGTGGCCGCGCGGCTGCGTGACGAGGTCGGCGAACTCAAGAAGGAACTGCGGCAGATGCGCGAGGCCGGCCTCAAGTAG